Below is a window of Culturomica massiliensis DNA.
CGGGGGGAGCGAAGGTGTTTGTTATTTATTAAAAAAAATGCGGAGAAACCGATGTTCTCCGCATTTGATTTAACTGATTACCTATTGGATAGGATTTTTTTATAATTTTCGCTGTCGGTAAGGATTTCAATTGCTTTCTTGACTTCCGGGTCACGCGATACTTTGTACTCGATAACACCTTCCATGTAATAATATCTTTGCATGAATTGTTCCGCCAGGAAAGAAGTTATTTCATCTTTGAAAATCTGCATGTCTCTGTCAATGGAATGCGTAAAATCCTGTTGCAAGCTGTCCAGTTGGGATTTCGCCATATCGTAGAATTTCTCCGCTTTAGCCGTTTTGATCAGTTTTTCCAATATTTGTTGGGATTCTGTTTCGTATGAGAAATTTTTCTCTTTCAGGTAATTGATAAACTGGTTGTAAATGTCATCCGTAATTACAAAGTTTTGGATAGGAGCTATAGCCGGATTTTTGATGGCATAAGAATTTACAAAATCAAAACAAATGTCCCGGAGTACTAACTCCTGTGTAATCCGGGCAAATTCTTTGGGCTCGATTTTTACATCCGGTGTTATTCCACCTCCGTCATATACCTTACGTCCTGCTTTTGTGGCATATTCTGTGATAAGGGAATCGGGAACTTTTCCGACACTGCCGTCCGGATTACGGTGGGAATAATCCAGTGCCTGGATACATCTGCCGCTCGGAATATAATATTTGGCCGTCGTTATTTTTACTTTTGTATTATAAGCCAGATCTCTCACTGTCTGTACGAGTCCTTTGCCGAAAGAGCGTTCGCCCACGAGAACGGCTCTGTCATAATCTTGCAGTGCCCCTGATACGATTTCTGCAGCAGATGCCGAACCTCTGTCGATCAGAACAACCAGCGGCATATCCGGTACAATGGGATTTTTGGCCGCGATATACTCTTTGTCCCATTGTTTGACTTTGCCTCGGGTATCTACGATTTTGGAATCTTTCGGGAGGAAAAAATTGCAGATTTCAACGGCTTGATCCAATAAACCTCCGCTATTGCCTCTCAAATCGAAAATCAAGGATTCGGCACCTTGGTTTTTCAGTTCGATAATGGCTTTGCGAACGTCCGCAGCGGCTTTGTCCGTGAAACTGTTCAGGTAAATATAACCGATTTTGTGATCGGTCATACCGTAGTACGGTACACTCGGAAGCTGTATTTTTTCGCGTATTGCCTTTTTCTCTAACGGTTTTGCGTCTCCTTCCCTGCGGATTTTTATAACAATTTCTTTACCCGGTTGTCCTTTCAGTATCTCACTGACATCGGCCGTCGTTTTTCCTTTTATGGAATTTCCGTCGATGGCGAGAATGATATCTCCCGGAAGGAGTCCTGCCTTATCCGCCGGAGAATTTTTATACGGTTCCCGGATAATGACGTTTTCTCCTTTCTGGCTGATGATGGAACCGATACCTGCATATTCTCCCGTCGTCATCAATTTGACATCCTCCATTTGGGATTCGGGATAATATACCGTATACGGATCCAGAGATTTAAGCATCGAGTTTATACTTTCCGTTACCAGGTCTCCGGGATTGGTTTCATCGACGTAGAACATATTGACGTCCCTGAAAAGGGTTGCGTAAATATTCAATTGTTTGCTAATTTCAAAGTTCCGGTCATCGCTTTTTAAGGAAATGATTCCCAGCGATAGCAAGATAAGTCCGAAAGTTACAATTAGAAATTTTCTCGTTTTCATTATTTTTATATTAATGCATATTTACAGATTGACAATCCGTTGTGGATTAATGTATGTTCAGTTAATCAAGCGAAGATACAGTTTTCACCGGAAAATAGAAAATAATCGCGTTATGAATCCTCTGAATTAGATGTTTTAAAGAAGTTTTTTATTTTTCTGTCAGGGGACAGGGTCATAACCGCTTCCTCCCCACGGATGACACGAAAGTATTCTTTTCAACGCCAGCCATAAGCCTTTTATCGGACCGTGTTTGCGTAAAGCTTCAATGGCATATTGGGAGCAGGTAGGGGTGTAGCGGCAGGTCGGTGGTTTTAGCGGAGAAATGCAATGTTGATAGAAACGAATGGGTATCAACAATAAATATATGACAAAATGCCTGATATATTTATAAATTTCATTCATGGCAGGAAGCATTGTCGAAATGCTGTGTGATTTTTTGCAATGAATTCCGGATCGCTTTTTCAATTTTTGTATATTTCCATTCCGTATGGTCCAGGTAAATAAAAAGAATATCCAGCGTAGGAAAAAGCCGGTTTTCGAAAGCGGAGGTTTTATGCAGACGATAGGCCTCCCGGGTCAGTCGTTTCAGCCGGTTTCTTTTGACAGCCCGTTTGAATTTCTTTTTACTGATACTGATGGCTATGCGTGCCGGAATTTCTCCCGGTTGAGAGGATTTTTTAGCGATTACCCGGAAAGGATAACTTACAAAACTGAAATCTGAAGTCA
It encodes the following:
- a CDS encoding S41 family peptidase gives rise to the protein MKTRKFLIVTFGLILLSLGIISLKSDDRNFEISKQLNIYATLFRDVNMFYVDETNPGDLVTESINSMLKSLDPYTVYYPESQMEDVKLMTTGEYAGIGSIISQKGENVIIREPYKNSPADKAGLLPGDIILAIDGNSIKGKTTADVSEILKGQPGKEIVIKIRREGDAKPLEKKAIREKIQLPSVPYYGMTDHKIGYIYLNSFTDKAAADVRKAIIELKNQGAESLIFDLRGNSGGLLDQAVEICNFFLPKDSKIVDTRGKVKQWDKEYIAAKNPIVPDMPLVVLIDRGSASAAEIVSGALQDYDRAVLVGERSFGKGLVQTVRDLAYNTKVKITTAKYYIPSGRCIQALDYSHRNPDGSVGKVPDSLITEYATKAGRKVYDGGGITPDVKIEPKEFARITQELVLRDICFDFVNSYAIKNPAIAPIQNFVITDDIYNQFINYLKEKNFSYETESQQILEKLIKTAKAEKFYDMAKSQLDSLQQDFTHSIDRDMQIFKDEITSFLAEQFMQRYYYMEGVIEYKVSRDPEVKKAIEILTDSENYKKILSNR
- the yidD gene encoding membrane protein insertion efficiency factor YidD, translating into MNEIYKYIRHFVIYLLLIPIRFYQHCISPLKPPTCRYTPTCSQYAIEALRKHGPIKGLWLALKRILSCHPWGGSGYDPVP
- the rnpA gene encoding ribonuclease P protein component, translated to MNTFCKSERLCNKILFEELLTSDFSFVSYPFRVIAKKSSQPGEIPARIAISISKKKFKRAVKRNRLKRLTREAYRLHKTSAFENRLFPTLDILFIYLDHTEWKYTKIEKAIRNSLQKITQHFDNASCHE